A window from Equus caballus isolate H_3958 breed thoroughbred chromosome 8, TB-T2T, whole genome shotgun sequence encodes these proteins:
- the LOC106781110 gene encoding cationic amino acid transporter 4, with the protein MAWGLTSTASLARFCQRLNRLKTLEEPTKETLPQRRLTTLQLTLLGLGALTGFELYVLTGIVARKMAGPAVLVSFCVAAVASLLAALCYVEFAACVPSTGYSYLFTYVSMGELWAFVVGWNTIFQYLIAGVAGARACSGYLDAIFSYPIRSFIEAHVGIWQVPFLAQYLDFLAAGIALLASVFICYGAPLSSCLDYTSSAINLVVIVFIIILGFVLANPHNWSTEQGGFAPFSFSGIMAGAATCCYAFVGFDVVADSSMEARNPKRAVPMAIAISLGLVAGAYILVSTVLTLMVPWHSLDPDWAFVDAFYQRGYSWAAFMVEAASICAMITVLLFDLFSLPKIIHAMATDGLLLQVFTYMHSQIQAPVVSILVFGALMTFLALLLDLEVLVQFLSISTLLDYSFMATSTIMLRFRKTPPSSSLAPGSPVGTEPGQLRPALRPYLSFLGGCRPGAAVAWTLGVLVASAITLDCVLVFGDSALHLPPWGYTLLLLLSSATFLLSLLILGAHQQQRRQDTFQVPVTPLTPALSILLDIFLMLHLSYLTWLGLFIWLLIGLAVYFGYGIWHSKENQRG; encoded by the exons ATGGCCTGGGGACTGACCAGCACCGCAAGCCTGGCACGCTTCTGCCAGAGGCTGAACCGGCTGAAGACACTGGAGGAGCCTACCAAGGAGACCTTGCCGCAGCGCCGCCTGACCACACTGCAGCTGACCCTCTTGGGTTTGGGTGCCTTGACGGGCTTTGAACTTTATGTGCTCACAGGCATTGTGGCCAGGAAGATGGCTGGCCCTGCGGTGCTCGTGTCCTTCTGTGTGGCTGCCGTGGCCTCCCTGCTGGCAGCCCTATGCTATGTGGAGTTTGCAGCATGTGTGCCCAGCACAGGCTATTCCTACCTGTTCACCTATGTGTCCATGGGTGAGCTGTGGGCCTTCGTTGTTGGCTGGAACACAATCTTCCAGTACCTCATTGCTGGCGTTGCCGGGGCCCGTGCCTGCAGTGGCTACCTGGATGCCATCTTCAGCTACCCCATCCGCAGCTTCATCGAGGCCCATGTGGGCATCTGGCAGGTGCCCTTCCTGGCCCAGTACCTCGACTTCTTGGCTGCTGGCATTGCACTTTTGGCCTCCGTGTTCATCTGCTATGGAGCCCCCCTCTCTTCCTGTCTTGACTACACCTCTTCTGCCATCAACCTAGTCGTCATCGTCTTCATCATCATCCTGGGGTTTGTCCTGGCCAACCCGCACAACTGGAGCACTGAGCAGGGTGGCTTTGCACCCTTCAGTTTCTCTGGGATCATGGCTGGTGCCGCCACTTGCTGCTATGCCTTCGTGGGCTTTGATGTTGTTGCTGACTCCAGTATGGAGGCCCGGAACCCAAAGCGAGCCGTGCCTATGGCCATCGCCATCTCTCTTGGTCTGGTAGCTGGCGCCTACATCCTCGTCTCCACTGTGCTCACCCTCATGGTACCCTGGCACAGCCTGGACCCTGACTGGGCATTTGTTGATGCCTTCTACCAGCGGGGCTATAGTTGGGCGGCCTTCATGGTGGAGGCTGCCTCCATCTGTG CCATGATAACTGTCCTGCTCTTCGACCTCTTTTCCTTGCCAAAGATCATCCATGCCATGGCCACCGATGGGCTCCTCCTCCAGGTGTTTACCTACATGCACTCCCAGATACAGGCACCTGTGGTGAGCATCCTGGTGTTCGGGGCCCTCATGActttcctggctctgctgctggaCCTCGAGGTGCTGGTCCAGTTCCTGTCCATCAGCACACTGCTGGACTATAGCTTCATGGCCACCAGCACTATCATGCTACGCTTCAGAAAGACACCTCCATCCAGCtccctggccccaggcagccctgtgGGCACTGAGCCTGGGCAGCTGCGACCAGCCCTGAGGCCCTACCTCAGCTTCCTGGGTGGGTGCAGGCCTGGAGCTGCTGTGGCTTGGACCCTGGGTGTCCTGGTGGCCTCGGCCATCACTCTGGACTGTGTGCTGGTCTTCGGGGACTCAGCCCTGCACCTCCCGCCCTGGGGCTAcaccctgctgctcctgctcagcTCCGCCACctttcttctcagtctcctcatcctGGGGGCCCACCAGCAACAGCGCAGGCAGGACACCTTTCAG GTTCCCGTGACTCCCCTGACTCCCGCCCTGAGCATCCTCCTTGACATCTTCCTCATGCTGCACCTGAGTTACCTGACCTGGCTGGGCTTATTCATCTGGCTGCTGATTG GACTCGCGGTGTATTTTGGCTACGGCATCTGGCACAGCAAGGAGAACCAGCGTGGTTGA